The DNA segment CGCCCCGGGAGCACACTCGGCCCCTGCCTTCCTGGGGGCGTCGATCACAGGATCTTCCGCCATGGCAAAAGATACCAGCATCAACGGACGCCCGCTCAGACCCGCCACCCTCATGATGGGGCACGGCTACGACCCGGTCCTGTCCGAAGGTAGCCTCAAGCCGCCGATCTTCCTTACCAGCACCTTCGCCTTCCCGAGCGCCGCCGATGGCAAGCGGCATTTCGAAGGCATCACAGGCAAGCGCCCGGGCGGGGCGGAGGGCCTCGTCTATTCGCGCTTCAACGCTCCCAATCAAGAGATTCTCGAGGACCGGCTGGCGGTGTGGGACGGGGCGGAAGAGGCGCTCAGCTTCTCGAGCGGGATGACCGCGATCTGCGTGCTGATGCTGACCTATTGCGCGGCGGGGGACGTGATCGTTCATTCGGGCCCGCTCTATGCCGCGAGCGAGGGCTTCGTTGCGAAATGGCTTTCGAAGTTCGGGATCAGCTATCTTGACTTCCCGGCGGGCGCGACCGGCGAGGAGATCGCCGCGGTGCTCACCCGCGCCAGAACGCAGGCTGACGAACGCGGTGGCAAGGTCGCGATGATCTATCTCGAGAGCCCGGCCAACCCCACCAATGCGCTCGTCGATGTCGAGGCGGTGCGCGCGGCGCGCGATAGAGTGCTGACGCCCGACACGCCCATCGCGATCGACAACACGTTCTTGGGCCCGCTGTGGGCCCGCCCGCTCGACCAGGGGGCGGACATCGTGGTCTATTCGCTGACCAAATATGTCGGCGGCCATTCCGATCTCGTCGCAGGCAGTATTGCGGGGGCGGAGCGGTGGATGACCCCGGTCAGGATGCTGCGAAACACCATGGGCGGCATCTGCGATCCCAACACCGCCTGGATGCTGCTGCGCTCTTTGGAGACGGTCGAGCTCCGCATGCAGCGCGCGGGCGAGAACGCGGCCAAGGTCTGCAGCTTCCTGAAGGCGCACCCCAAGGTCGCGGGCCTGGGTTATCTCGGCATGATCGAGGATGCGCGCCAGCAGGACATCTACGACCGCCATTGCCTGGGTGCGGGCAGCACCTTCTCGCTGCTGCTGAAAGGCGGCGAGGCGGAATGCTTCCGCTTCCTCGACGCGCTGCGGATCGCCAAGCTCGCGGTCAGTCTCGGCGGCACCGAGACACTGGCGAGCCACCCGGCGAGTATGACCCACCTTTCCGTCCCCGAAGGCCGCAAGACCGAGCTCGGCATCACCGACAACCTTGTCCGCATCAGCGTGGGGATCGAGGATGCGGACGATTTGATCGCCGATTTCGACCAGGCGCTGGCTTCGGTTTGAGCGGGCCCGGCGGCTCCCCGCCCGATCGGGCGCATGTGTCGGTCCCGCGCACGGCGCCGCGCGAGCCGATCCCTGAGGCGGGCCGCGATCCTTGGGCGCTCGTGCCGGCGGTGCTGCTCGCGGTGCCCATGGTCGCCGCCTTCGCGCTCTACGGCTTCGGTCCGGCGGGGATGCTGGAATGGGCCGTATCGCGCGAAGGGCTGGCGGCGGGATATCCCGCACCTGTCCTCCTTCACATGTTCGCGCATGCCGGGCTGCTTCACATCGGTTTCAACCTCGCTGCGCTGCTTGC comes from the Qipengyuania sediminis genome and includes:
- a CDS encoding cystathionine gamma-synthase family protein: MAKDTSINGRPLRPATLMMGHGYDPVLSEGSLKPPIFLTSTFAFPSAADGKRHFEGITGKRPGGAEGLVYSRFNAPNQEILEDRLAVWDGAEEALSFSSGMTAICVLMLTYCAAGDVIVHSGPLYAASEGFVAKWLSKFGISYLDFPAGATGEEIAAVLTRARTQADERGGKVAMIYLESPANPTNALVDVEAVRAARDRVLTPDTPIAIDNTFLGPLWARPLDQGADIVVYSLTKYVGGHSDLVAGSIAGAERWMTPVRMLRNTMGGICDPNTAWMLLRSLETVELRMQRAGENAAKVCSFLKAHPKVAGLGYLGMIEDARQQDIYDRHCLGAGSTFSLLLKGGEAECFRFLDALRIAKLAVSLGGTETLASHPASMTHLSVPEGRKTELGITDNLVRISVGIEDADDLIADFDQALASV